One Natrinema longum genomic window carries:
- the srp19 gene encoding signal recognition particle subunit SRP19 has translation MVENVIWPAYLDADLSRAEGRRVAEDLAVEEPTVDEIAKAIQQIGYDATIERDKAYSREPWADRGRVVVRGADDSTKNDLVQAVAAYVVAMRE, from the coding sequence ATGGTCGAGAACGTCATCTGGCCCGCCTATCTCGATGCGGACCTCTCGCGGGCCGAGGGCCGGCGCGTGGCCGAGGATCTGGCAGTCGAGGAACCGACGGTCGACGAAATCGCGAAGGCCATCCAGCAGATCGGGTACGACGCCACGATCGAGCGGGACAAAGCCTACTCGCGGGAGCCGTGGGCCGACCGGGGCCGGGTCGTCGTCCGCGGAGCCGACGACTCGACGAAAAACGACCTCGTCCAGGCCGTCGCGGCGTACGTCGTCGCGATGCGTGAGTAA
- the btuC gene encoding vitamin B12 ABC transporter permease BtuC has product MYRPARTAAWSAALLVVLVVVVLASAALGPVRIDLVTVAMAMLNAIVVPAGVTVDSVSVPVFGLSVPVPALEYAAIFSFDVPATRQIIVERVRLPRIALAATVGLALATAGTVMQGFFRNPLADPSIIGVSAGAAAGAVAAIAFPALLPFGGLHLSAFVGALGTAFLVYAIATDGGRTPVATLLLAGVAVQAFLGALISYMLVHSGDSLREAVFWMMGHLNNSQWSDVAFALPITLVGVLVLCAFRRELNVLLLGEEDAHHLGIEVERTKLLLLALASVITAAGVAVAGIIGFVGLVVPHVMRLIVGPDHRILLPTSALAGASFLVATDTIARTGPAVVPVGIITAALGAPFFLFLLTRREVQSL; this is encoded by the coding sequence ATGTACCGACCGGCCCGAACGGCGGCGTGGTCGGCAGCACTGCTCGTCGTGCTCGTCGTCGTCGTGCTCGCCAGCGCCGCACTCGGCCCGGTCAGGATCGACCTCGTGACGGTCGCGATGGCGATGTTGAACGCGATCGTCGTCCCCGCGGGTGTGACGGTCGACAGCGTTTCGGTTCCCGTCTTCGGCCTCTCCGTTCCGGTTCCGGCACTCGAGTACGCCGCGATCTTTTCGTTCGACGTGCCGGCGACCCGCCAGATCATCGTCGAGCGGGTTCGGCTCCCCCGAATCGCGCTCGCGGCGACGGTCGGGCTCGCACTCGCCACAGCGGGGACGGTGATGCAGGGGTTCTTTCGAAATCCGCTCGCGGACCCGTCGATCATTGGGGTGTCCGCCGGTGCCGCCGCGGGCGCGGTCGCCGCGATCGCGTTTCCGGCGCTGCTCCCGTTCGGTGGGCTCCACCTCTCGGCGTTCGTCGGCGCGCTCGGAACCGCGTTTCTCGTCTACGCGATCGCGACCGACGGCGGTCGGACGCCGGTCGCGACGCTGTTGCTGGCCGGCGTCGCGGTCCAGGCCTTCCTCGGCGCGCTGATCTCCTACATGCTCGTCCACAGCGGCGACTCGCTGCGGGAAGCCGTCTTCTGGATGATGGGCCATCTCAACAACAGCCAGTGGAGCGACGTGGCGTTCGCCCTCCCGATCACGCTGGTCGGTGTCCTCGTCTTGTGTGCGTTCAGACGGGAGTTGAACGTCCTCCTGCTCGGCGAAGAGGACGCACACCACCTCGGCATCGAGGTCGAACGCACCAAACTGCTCTTGCTCGCGCTCGCGAGCGTCATTACCGCCGCCGGCGTCGCGGTCGCGGGCATCATCGGCTTCGTCGGGCTCGTCGTCCCACACGTCATGCGGCTCATCGTCGGACCGGATCATCGAATCCTGTTGCCGACCAGCGCGCTCGCCGGCGCGTCGTTCCTGGTCGCGACCGACACGATCGCCCGGACCGGCCCCGCCGTCGTCCCGGTCGGAATCATCACGGCGGCGCTTGGCGCTCCGTTCTTCCTCTTCTTGCTCACCCGACGGGAGGTGCAATCGCTATGA
- a CDS encoding PAS domain-containing sensor histidine kinase, whose amino-acid sequence MRRTGSFVAAGFDALPARVAILDDQGTIVYTNASWNSFGTEQGLAEGTGGVGTNYLAVCEDSDDADATATARGIRAVLDGDREAFSLEYPCHTPAAEGWYMMRATPYETDGEEFVLVMHVDITERRRLEERTREQADRMEAFAKLLSHDLRNPLSVALAQAETVAQNDDIDLGAADGEGNALRSSLERMEAIIDDALALVTIDDVEETEPIPLAAAVETAWATVRTESASVSVVEDVAIRANASVVSHLFENLFRNAVEHAGTDTEIEIGALEPEHGTETATDATRDGDSLEQAVADGPDALAALDGFYVEDDGPGIPADQREQVFESGYSSAGGSGFGLAIVREVADAHGWSVSATAGSDGGARFEIRGVSVVEL is encoded by the coding sequence ATGAGACGGACAGGTTCGTTCGTCGCTGCCGGGTTCGACGCCCTGCCCGCACGCGTCGCGATTCTCGACGATCAGGGAACGATCGTCTACACGAACGCGTCGTGGAACTCGTTTGGAACGGAACAGGGATTGGCCGAAGGGACGGGTGGCGTCGGGACCAACTACCTCGCGGTCTGTGAGGACAGCGACGACGCCGATGCGACTGCGACCGCACGCGGGATTCGAGCAGTTCTCGACGGGGATCGCGAGGCGTTCTCCCTCGAGTACCCCTGCCATACGCCGGCGGCGGAGGGCTGGTACATGATGCGGGCGACGCCGTACGAGACCGACGGCGAGGAGTTCGTCCTGGTCATGCACGTCGACATCACCGAGCGACGGCGACTCGAGGAGCGGACTCGGGAGCAGGCCGACAGGATGGAGGCGTTCGCGAAGTTGCTCTCCCACGACCTCCGCAACCCGTTGTCGGTCGCACTGGCGCAGGCAGAGACGGTCGCGCAGAACGACGATATAGATCTCGGGGCCGCGGACGGCGAGGGGAACGCGTTGCGCTCCTCGCTCGAACGGATGGAAGCGATCATCGACGACGCGCTGGCGCTCGTGACGATCGACGACGTCGAGGAGACGGAACCGATCCCGCTCGCGGCCGCCGTCGAAACTGCGTGGGCTACCGTCCGGACGGAATCGGCGAGCGTCTCGGTCGTCGAGGACGTCGCGATCCGTGCGAACGCCTCGGTCGTGAGTCATCTCTTCGAGAACCTGTTCCGAAACGCCGTCGAACATGCCGGCACCGATACCGAGATCGAGATCGGAGCGCTCGAACCGGAGCACGGGACCGAGACCGCGACCGATGCGACGAGGGACGGGGACTCGCTTGAGCAAGCGGTCGCGGACGGACCGGATGCGCTGGCCGCCCTCGATGGGTTCTACGTCGAAGACGACGGCCCGGGGATTCCGGCCGACCAACGCGAGCAGGTGTTCGAGTCGGGCTACTCGAGCGCGGGCGGATCAGGCTTTGGCCTCGCGATCGTTCGGGAGGTTGCCGACGCACACGGCTGGTCGGTTTCGGCGACGGCGGGGAGCGACGGCGGGGCCAGATTCGAGATTCGGGGCGTCTCGGTGGTCGAGCTATAA
- the cysS gene encoding cysteine--tRNA ligase: MTLHVTNTLTGTTEPFEPRDPENVLLYYCGLTVSDPPHLGHARSWVHVDVMHRWLEHLGYDVRHVENFTDVNEKIVARVGEDDLGESESAVAESYIQRTIDDMRSLNLLRAEVYPRVSEHVPEIIDLVETLIEKGYAYESNGSVYFDVSSFDEYGKLSNQELDEIESQGDPDERTEKRNPADFALWKAGGVDPDAVEEHRHEGVDHGDDPPEGLTWDSPWSEGRPGWHIECSAMSMTHLDETLDIHVGGRDLVFPHHENEIAQSEAATDQQFANYWLHCELFQMDEEKMSSSLGNFVTVAEAIDRWGTNVVRTFLTAGSYNSKQLYSDETIAEARERWDQLERGYEAALEALDSPAASSKAEDRSLREEVEGAREAFTTAMNDDFNTREAQSALLSITTAINRHLEAVDGDRDGVDDYDYRGLRQAVETLEELGGVLGLSFTGETTGSAELAGDVVDLVLEVRERERETGNYERADELRDELEALGIEVQDTDDGSTYRLPSGK, encoded by the coding sequence ATGACCCTGCACGTGACGAACACGTTGACGGGCACAACGGAGCCGTTCGAGCCACGGGATCCCGAAAACGTCCTGTTGTACTACTGTGGCCTGACGGTTTCGGACCCGCCACACCTGGGCCACGCACGCTCGTGGGTCCACGTCGACGTCATGCACCGCTGGCTCGAGCATCTCGGCTACGACGTGCGTCACGTCGAGAACTTCACCGACGTCAACGAGAAGATCGTCGCTCGCGTCGGCGAAGACGACCTCGGCGAGAGCGAGTCCGCGGTCGCCGAGAGCTACATCCAGCGGACGATCGACGACATGCGGTCGCTGAATCTGTTGCGTGCGGAAGTCTACCCCCGCGTCTCGGAGCACGTCCCGGAGATCATCGACCTCGTGGAGACGCTGATCGAGAAGGGCTACGCCTACGAGTCCAACGGCTCGGTCTACTTCGACGTGAGCAGTTTCGACGAGTACGGCAAACTCTCGAATCAGGAACTCGACGAGATCGAATCACAGGGGGACCCCGACGAGCGGACGGAGAAGCGCAATCCGGCGGACTTCGCGCTCTGGAAGGCCGGTGGCGTCGACCCCGACGCGGTCGAAGAGCACCGCCACGAGGGCGTCGACCACGGCGACGACCCGCCCGAGGGGCTGACCTGGGACTCGCCCTGGAGCGAGGGACGGCCCGGCTGGCACATCGAGTGCTCCGCGATGAGCATGACCCACTTAGACGAGACGCTGGACATCCACGTCGGCGGCCGGGATCTCGTCTTCCCCCACCACGAAAACGAGATCGCTCAATCGGAAGCCGCGACGGACCAGCAGTTCGCCAACTACTGGCTCCACTGCGAACTGTTCCAGATGGACGAGGAGAAGATGTCCTCGAGCCTGGGGAACTTCGTCACGGTCGCGGAAGCGATCGATCGCTGGGGGACGAACGTCGTGCGAACGTTCCTGACGGCCGGCTCGTACAATAGCAAACAGCTCTACTCGGACGAGACCATCGCCGAGGCCCGGGAGCGCTGGGACCAACTCGAGCGAGGCTACGAGGCGGCCCTCGAGGCCCTCGACTCCCCGGCGGCGAGTTCGAAAGCCGAAGACAGGTCCTTGCGCGAGGAAGTCGAGGGCGCGCGGGAGGCGTTCACGACCGCGATGAACGACGACTTCAATACGCGCGAAGCCCAGTCCGCACTGCTGTCGATCACGACGGCGATCAACCGACACCTCGAGGCGGTCGACGGGGACCGTGACGGCGTCGACGATTACGATTACCGGGGGCTCCGGCAGGCCGTCGAGACCCTCGAGGAACTCGGCGGCGTGCTCGGCCTCTCCTTTACCGGCGAGACGACGGGCTCCGCGGAACTCGCGGGCGACGTCGTCGACCTCGTCCTCGAGGTCCGCGAACGGGAACGGGAGACCGGCAACTACGAGCGCGCCGACGAGCTCCGCGACGAACTCGAGGCGCTGGGAATCGAAGTCCAGGACACGGACGACGGATCGACGTACCGGCTGCCGTCGGGTAAGTGA
- a CDS encoding presenilin family intramembrane aspartyl protease PSH gives MNDRTRILAAVGVTVVLFLGIQLGALALVEPFTESERQAVENPEDPTNSILYVGVMLVATGLMLAAFKYDLDWLIRLLLVAVSVMISWYVFAELVPAVVGPLVSAEIAAGLAIGASLAVGAALLWYPEWYVIDGTGIVMGAGAAALFGISFGPLPALLLLSVLAVYDAISVYGTEHMLDLAEGVMDLKIPVVLVVPMTLSYSYLDAGSTDDVLEDGGVEAETSDTAADEHTEPAETDHTDADTADTDGQDEGGTLERDALFIGLGDAVIPTVLVASAAAFLDAGVLAVPGLAVNLPALGALLGTLAGLLVLMYMVLEGRAHAGLPLLNGGAIGGYLLGALAAGLPIATAIGI, from the coding sequence ATGAACGATCGGACCCGGATCCTCGCAGCCGTCGGCGTGACGGTCGTCCTCTTTCTCGGCATCCAACTCGGCGCACTGGCGCTCGTCGAGCCGTTCACCGAATCGGAACGGCAGGCCGTCGAGAACCCGGAGGATCCGACCAACAGCATCCTCTACGTCGGCGTCATGCTCGTCGCGACCGGGCTCATGCTCGCCGCCTTCAAGTACGACCTCGACTGGCTCATCAGGCTCTTGCTCGTCGCCGTCAGCGTGATGATCTCGTGGTACGTCTTCGCCGAACTCGTCCCGGCGGTGGTCGGGCCACTCGTCTCGGCGGAGATCGCGGCCGGTCTCGCGATCGGTGCCTCGCTGGCCGTCGGCGCGGCCCTCCTGTGGTATCCGGAGTGGTACGTCATCGACGGCACCGGGATCGTGATGGGTGCCGGTGCTGCCGCCCTCTTCGGGATCAGCTTCGGTCCCCTCCCGGCGCTCCTCTTGCTCTCGGTGCTCGCCGTCTACGACGCGATCAGCGTCTACGGCACCGAACACATGCTCGACCTCGCCGAGGGCGTCATGGACCTCAAGATTCCCGTCGTCCTCGTCGTCCCGATGACCCTTTCCTACTCCTATCTCGACGCCGGCAGCACCGACGACGTCCTCGAGGACGGCGGCGTCGAGGCCGAGACCAGCGACACTGCCGCCGACGAGCACACGGAACCCGCCGAGACCGACCACACCGATGCCGACACAGCCGACACCGATGGCCAGGACGAGGGAGGCACGCTCGAGCGCGATGCGCTCTTCATCGGCCTTGGCGATGCCGTCATTCCGACGGTGCTCGTCGCCAGCGCGGCCGCCTTCCTCGATGCCGGCGTGCTCGCAGTTCCCGGACTCGCGGTGAATCTGCCGGCACTCGGTGCCCTCCTCGGGACGCTCGCCGGACTGCTCGTGCTCATGTACATGGTCCTCGAGGGACGCGCACACGCCGGGCTGCCGCTGCTCAACGGCGGCGCGATCGGTGGCTATCTGCTCGGCGCGCTCGCCGCCGGCCTCCCGATCGCGACTGCGATCGGCATCTAA
- a CDS encoding Lrp/AsnC family transcriptional regulator, whose product MDERDVRLLKAIAELETGSPERLHEATDIPISTIHYRLNNLREEGIIENDRYEIDLEALGLGVTVLIEVHADYQGSYETFADRLLTVEGVTNVYFTMGETDFIVVARLSDSGMVERLIAEFEQLEGVERTDSTFVISAIEERDALQSYELETLLEELTDE is encoded by the coding sequence ATGGACGAACGCGACGTGCGCCTCCTCAAGGCGATCGCCGAACTCGAGACCGGGAGTCCCGAACGGCTCCACGAGGCGACCGACATTCCGATCTCGACGATCCACTATCGTCTCAACAACCTCCGGGAGGAGGGAATCATCGAGAACGACCGCTACGAGATCGATCTCGAGGCACTCGGGCTTGGCGTCACCGTCCTGATCGAGGTTCACGCGGACTACCAGGGCTCCTACGAGACGTTCGCGGATCGGCTCCTGACCGTCGAGGGGGTCACGAACGTCTACTTCACGATGGGTGAGACGGACTTCATCGTCGTCGCGCGCCTGAGCGACAGCGGCATGGTCGAACGCCTGATCGCCGAGTTCGAACAACTCGAGGGCGTCGAACGGACCGACTCGACGTTCGTCATCTCGGCGATCGAAGAACGGGACGCGCTCCAGAGCTACGAGTTAGAGACGCTGCTCGAGGAACTGACTGACGAGTGA
- a CDS encoding H/ACA ribonucleoprotein complex subunit GAR1: MHRVGTVVRTAQGLAILRADEVDGGESATDIDGHRDDIGTMVIDDDLEEVGRVVDVFGPVSRPYLAVTPDAGVHLPSLVGSTLYAR; encoded by the coding sequence ATGCATCGGGTTGGCACGGTCGTCCGTACTGCGCAGGGGCTCGCAATCCTGCGAGCGGACGAGGTCGACGGCGGCGAGAGCGCCACCGACATCGACGGCCACCGTGACGATATCGGCACGATGGTCATCGACGACGATCTCGAGGAGGTCGGTCGCGTCGTCGACGTCTTCGGCCCCGTCTCGAGACCGTACCTGGCGGTGACGCCGGATGCAGGCGTTCACCTGCCGTCGCTGGTCGGTTCGACGCTGTACGCGCGGTAG
- a CDS encoding PGF-CTERM-anchored ABC transporter substrate-binding protein: MRRYRPVLLAILIAVSAFAPVAAGQSNGGAESTVDCEFPLEVTDATGETITLEEAPDSVVALQPSDAQTVFEIGAEDRLVGMPDNPATSDLPLGDRTPVTDTYQLVPERVIDLDPDLVLAANATDGQNVEQLRNAGLTVYHLDDAGSIDDVRDNVRTVGQLTGECDGAEETVDWMDEQLEIVDRTLEDEERPLAYYAMGDGYTAGAETFIHEVLTTGGVENVAEREGIASYGQINPETVVAENPEWIIYPDDRDEPPIHETIEATTASQEGNVHAVNANHISQPAPQVVYAIVDIVETVHPEAYEQASAELEAADEGGTESADEGDTGTDGSGDGASGESMPGFGVAAAVVALVAATGFVARRR; this comes from the coding sequence ATGCGACGATACCGACCCGTTCTCTTGGCCATCCTGATCGCCGTCTCGGCGTTCGCTCCCGTTGCAGCCGGGCAGTCGAACGGCGGCGCGGAATCGACCGTCGACTGTGAGTTCCCACTCGAGGTAACCGACGCCACGGGCGAGACGATTACGCTCGAGGAGGCACCCGACTCGGTCGTGGCGCTCCAGCCCAGCGACGCCCAGACGGTGTTCGAAATCGGTGCCGAGGATCGGCTCGTCGGCATGCCCGACAACCCGGCGACGAGCGATCTGCCACTCGGCGATCGAACGCCAGTCACCGACACCTACCAGCTCGTTCCCGAGCGGGTGATCGATCTCGACCCCGATCTCGTCCTGGCCGCCAACGCGACGGACGGCCAAAACGTCGAGCAACTCCGCAACGCCGGGCTCACCGTCTACCACCTCGACGATGCCGGATCGATCGACGACGTTCGCGACAACGTCCGGACGGTCGGCCAACTCACCGGCGAGTGCGACGGGGCCGAGGAAACGGTCGACTGGATGGACGAGCAACTCGAGATCGTCGACCGGACGCTCGAGGACGAGGAGCGACCGCTGGCGTACTACGCGATGGGTGACGGTTATACTGCCGGAGCGGAGACGTTCATCCACGAAGTCCTCACGACGGGCGGCGTCGAAAACGTCGCCGAACGCGAGGGGATCGCGTCCTACGGGCAGATCAACCCCGAAACGGTCGTCGCCGAGAACCCCGAGTGGATCATCTACCCCGACGACAGGGACGAGCCGCCGATCCACGAGACCATCGAGGCGACGACAGCGTCCCAAGAAGGCAACGTCCACGCCGTCAACGCGAATCACATCAGCCAGCCCGCACCGCAGGTCGTCTACGCGATCGTCGACATCGTCGAAACGGTCCATCCCGAGGCCTACGAGCAGGCGAGCGCGGAACTCGAGGCGGCCGACGAGGGCGGTACGGAGTCCGCTGACGAGGGCGACACGGGGACCGACGGGAGTGGTGACGGGGCGAGCGGCGAGAGCATGCCCGGCTTCGGCGTCGCCGCCGCTGTGGTCGCGCTGGTGGCTGCTACCGGTTTCGTTGCGCGGCGACGTTAA
- the gatE gene encoding Glu-tRNA(Gln) amidotransferase subunit GatE, which produces MTEYDYEALGLVAGLEIHQQLDTATKLFCQCPTELRDPDASTRRFTRYLHPTRSELGELDDAAVEESRVDREFEYLAYDTTCLVEEDDEPPHELDEEALETTLEVAQLMDMKPVDQAHVMRKIVVDGSNTTGFQRSSLIATDGEIETSEGTVGIEDMLLEEESAQRVAETDDGVRYSLDRLGIPLVEIGTSPDISSPEQALEAAERIGMLLRSTGKVKRGLGTIRQDVNVSIEDGARVEIKGVQSLDDIDDIVRNEVARQAELVEIRDELADRDASVGDVEDVTEVFEDTDSGVIAGALNAGGSVTAVPLYGFDGIVGREIAPDRRLGTELSDHAKRHGAGGIFHTDELPAYGVTEDEVAALRDAVGAGPEDAVAIVAAETEIAESAIEAAAERAETALEAVPEETRGANDDGTTRYLRPLPGAARMYPETDVPPVEPDPSEVPEPELLTEKVERYQEEYDLGEGLAEQVAYGKYMPLFEDVVAEGIDPTLAATTLESTLTELRRDDVPVENLTDEHLNGVLEMVEDGDLPNEGVGDLLTALAEAPDRAPEEAAEEEGLGGADEGEVREAVVEVVERNGSQVEEEGMQAFSGLMGECMGALRGKADGDLVSELLREEIRKRA; this is translated from the coding sequence ATGACCGAGTACGATTACGAGGCCCTCGGACTCGTCGCCGGGCTGGAGATCCACCAGCAACTCGATACGGCGACGAAGCTATTCTGCCAGTGTCCGACCGAACTCCGCGACCCCGACGCGTCGACGCGTCGGTTTACGCGCTACCTCCACCCCACCCGGAGCGAACTGGGCGAACTCGACGACGCCGCCGTCGAGGAGAGCAGAGTCGACCGCGAGTTCGAGTACCTGGCCTACGACACGACCTGTCTCGTCGAGGAGGACGACGAGCCGCCCCACGAACTCGACGAGGAGGCCCTCGAGACGACCCTCGAGGTCGCCCAGCTGATGGACATGAAGCCGGTCGATCAGGCCCACGTCATGCGCAAGATCGTCGTCGACGGCTCGAACACGACGGGCTTCCAGCGCTCGTCGCTGATCGCCACCGACGGCGAGATCGAGACCAGCGAGGGGACCGTCGGGATCGAAGACATGCTCCTCGAGGAGGAGAGCGCCCAGCGCGTCGCAGAAACCGACGACGGGGTGCGCTACAGCCTCGATCGGTTGGGGATTCCGCTCGTCGAGATCGGGACGAGTCCGGACATCTCCTCGCCCGAACAGGCCCTCGAGGCGGCCGAACGGATCGGCATGTTGCTGCGCTCGACGGGCAAGGTCAAGCGTGGACTGGGGACGATCCGTCAGGACGTCAACGTCTCCATCGAGGACGGCGCTCGCGTCGAGATCAAAGGCGTCCAGAGCCTCGACGACATCGACGACATCGTGCGCAACGAGGTCGCCCGACAGGCCGAACTGGTCGAGATCCGGGACGAACTCGCGGATCGCGATGCCTCGGTCGGGGACGTAGAGGACGTGACCGAGGTCTTCGAGGACACCGACAGCGGCGTCATTGCGGGGGCACTGAACGCCGGTGGGTCCGTCACGGCGGTCCCGCTGTATGGCTTCGACGGGATCGTGGGTCGCGAGATCGCCCCCGACCGCCGGCTCGGGACCGAACTCTCGGATCACGCGAAACGCCACGGCGCGGGCGGGATCTTCCACACCGACGAACTACCTGCATACGGGGTCACGGAGGACGAGGTCGCGGCCCTGCGCGATGCGGTCGGAGCCGGTCCCGAGGACGCCGTCGCGATCGTCGCCGCCGAGACCGAGATCGCGGAATCCGCCATCGAGGCCGCCGCGGAGCGCGCGGAAACCGCACTCGAGGCCGTTCCGGAGGAGACCCGCGGCGCGAACGACGACGGGACGACCCGCTACCTGCGACCGCTGCCCGGCGCGGCGCGGATGTACCCCGAGACGGACGTGCCGCCCGTGGAGCCGGATCCGAGCGAGGTTCCCGAACCGGAACTGCTGACCGAAAAGGTCGAGCGCTACCAGGAGGAGTACGATCTCGGCGAGGGGCTGGCCGAGCAGGTCGCCTACGGCAAGTACATGCCCCTGTTCGAGGACGTCGTGGCCGAGGGGATCGATCCGACGCTGGCCGCGACGACGCTCGAGTCGACGCTGACGGAACTTCGCCGGGACGACGTGCCCGTCGAGAATCTGACCGACGAACACCTCAACGGCGTCCTCGAGATGGTCGAAGACGGCGACCTCCCCAACGAGGGCGTGGGGGATCTGCTGACGGCGCTGGCGGAAGCGCCGGACCGAGCCCCCGAAGAAGCGGCCGAAGAGGAAGGTCTCGGCGGTGCCGACGAGGGGGAGGTTCGCGAGGCCGTCGTCGAAGTCGTCGAACGAAACGGGAGTCAGGTCGAAGAAGAGGGCATGCAGGCCTTCTCGGGGCTCATGGGCGAGTGCATGGGTGCGCTGCGCGGGAAGGCCGACGGCGATCTCGTGAGCGAACTCCTGCGCGAGGAAATTCGGAAGCGAGCGTAA
- a CDS encoding DUF6517 family protein, with translation MKRRLFIGVLAAGGVGTAAGCLSGIADEATTFTAAPARVDEDAAGEVGYEYQGTRRRVDEEEVGGEDIEATSYLSLYDRSIELPTEQFGDDPLRAGVFGVITTPQVSIAGEDFNPVSDLSNRELADRIQGHYEGLELDRAVGGRALDALGERFPIQSYGGTATLQNQYAIDVTLDIVQREHEDDHIVVAAIYPTDDLLPEGSEQPRIDTLVQGLESYDDLEVEIVEGGDWNGSTDS, from the coding sequence ATGAAACGACGGCTGTTCATCGGGGTACTCGCGGCCGGTGGTGTCGGCACGGCGGCTGGCTGTCTCAGCGGGATCGCCGACGAGGCGACGACGTTTACCGCGGCACCGGCCCGCGTCGACGAAGACGCGGCCGGTGAGGTCGGCTACGAGTACCAGGGGACCAGAAGACGGGTCGACGAGGAAGAAGTCGGCGGCGAAGACATCGAGGCGACGAGCTATCTCAGTCTGTACGATCGATCGATCGAGCTGCCGACCGAGCAGTTCGGCGACGACCCGCTCCGAGCCGGCGTGTTCGGCGTGATCACGACGCCACAGGTCAGTATCGCCGGCGAGGATTTCAACCCCGTCAGCGACCTCTCGAACAGGGAGCTCGCCGACCGGATCCAGGGCCACTACGAGGGACTCGAGCTCGACCGCGCCGTCGGGGGCCGCGCGCTCGATGCGCTTGGCGAGCGGTTTCCGATCCAGTCGTACGGCGGCACGGCGACCCTCCAGAATCAGTACGCGATCGACGTGACGCTGGACATCGTTCAACGCGAGCACGAGGACGATCACATCGTCGTCGCGGCCATCTATCCCACCGACGACCTGCTCCCCGAGGGGTCCGAACAACCGCGAATCGATACTCTGGTCCAGGGCCTCGAGAGCTACGACGACCTCGAGGTCGAAATCGTCGAGGGCGGCGACTGGAACGGGAGCACCGACTCGTAA